One Gemmatimonas sp. DNA window includes the following coding sequences:
- the sufD gene encoding Fe-S cluster assembly protein SufD, whose amino-acid sequence MSASVSSPVSATQTLQAQASAFAAASVESAPAPLTTLRAAGAEAFARLGFPTTRSEDWKYTSVSAIANTPFVAAQDRAVGTLDATALEPYTFGGTWPLIVFLNGRYAPALSHINALPDGVRVMTLASAAQQEPELLARHLGVAAPADRDGFSALNAAFAGEGVLIHVAKEMVTDVPVHILHVTDANGAGVMSNTRHLLVAERHAKASVIESYVSLADVSYFTNSVVEVSVDDGATLQLLRIQRESPTAFHVGTVEARQGRDSHFMAFTFQTGAALSRSNVFTVLAGEGCGTTLNGLYMLGGAQHGDHQTRVEHVAPNCFSREAYKGLLDDASHGVFNGKVYVHPEAQKTDGKQTNNTLLLSKDAQIDTKPQLEIFADDVKCTHGATVGRIDETSLFYLKSRGVGQLLARQLLMYAFAADVLETIENDAVKEALEQLTMVRFTGAVHH is encoded by the coding sequence GTGAGCGCTTCTGTGAGCTCTCCGGTGAGCGCCACGCAGACCTTGCAGGCGCAGGCCAGCGCGTTCGCCGCGGCGTCTGTCGAAAGCGCCCCTGCCCCGCTCACCACGTTGCGCGCCGCCGGCGCCGAGGCGTTCGCGCGCCTTGGCTTCCCGACCACGCGCAGTGAAGACTGGAAGTACACGAGTGTATCGGCGATCGCCAACACGCCGTTCGTCGCCGCGCAGGATCGTGCCGTGGGCACGCTCGACGCCACGGCGCTCGAGCCGTACACGTTCGGTGGCACGTGGCCATTGATCGTGTTCCTGAACGGCCGCTACGCGCCGGCGCTTTCACACATCAACGCCCTGCCTGACGGCGTGCGGGTGATGACGCTGGCGTCCGCCGCGCAGCAGGAGCCGGAGTTGCTGGCGCGCCACCTCGGCGTGGCGGCTCCGGCCGACCGCGATGGCTTCAGCGCGCTCAACGCCGCGTTCGCCGGCGAGGGCGTGCTGATTCATGTGGCGAAGGAGATGGTGACCGACGTGCCGGTGCACATCCTGCACGTGACCGACGCCAATGGCGCCGGCGTGATGAGCAACACCCGTCATCTGTTGGTGGCAGAGCGTCACGCGAAGGCCTCGGTGATCGAGAGTTACGTGTCGCTGGCCGACGTGTCGTACTTCACGAATTCCGTGGTCGAAGTATCGGTGGACGACGGCGCCACCCTGCAGCTGCTGCGCATTCAGCGGGAGTCGCCCACGGCGTTTCATGTGGGCACCGTGGAAGCGCGTCAGGGTCGCGATAGCCACTTTATGGCCTTCACGTTCCAGACGGGCGCGGCGCTCTCGCGCAGCAATGTGTTCACCGTGCTGGCCGGCGAAGGCTGCGGCACGACGCTGAACGGCTTGTATATGCTGGGCGGCGCGCAACACGGTGACCACCAGACGCGCGTGGAGCACGTGGCGCCGAACTGCTTCAGCCGCGAGGCGTACAAGGGTCTGCTCGACGACGCGTCGCACGGCGTGTTCAACGGGAAGGTCTACGTGCATCCCGAAGCGCAGAAGACCGACGGTAAGCAGACCAACAACACGCTACTGCTGTCGAAGGACGCGCAGATCGACACCAAGCCGCAGCTCGAGATCTTCGCGGATGATGTGAAGTGCACGCACGGCGCCACGGTAGGACGCATCGACGAAACGTCGCTGTTCTACCTGAAAAGCCGTGGCGTAGGCCAGCTGCTCGCGCGTCAGTTGCTCATGTACGCCTTTGCGGCCGATGTGCTCGAGACGATCGAGAACGACGCGGTGAAGGAAGCGCTGGAGCAGCTGACGATGGTGCGGTTTACTGGTGCTGTGCACCATTAA
- the sufC gene encoding Fe-S cluster assembly ATPase SufC — MLQINDLHAAIDGKPILKGISLTVNAGEVHAVMGPNGSGKSTLAQVLAGHPSYEVTGGSVTYNGVDLLELAPEVRAQHGVFLAFQYPIEIPGVTNAYFLRAAYNEIRKSKGLEEVDPMEFLDVVEEKLKLVDMDVSMMSRSVNVGFSGGEKKRNEILQMAVLQPMLSILDETDSGLDIDALRIVANGVNALKRPDNAAIVVTHYQRLLNYIVPDYVHVLAGGRIVKSGDKSLALELEARGYDWVLEAA, encoded by the coding sequence ATGTTGCAGATCAACGATCTCCACGCCGCCATCGACGGCAAGCCGATTCTCAAGGGTATCTCGCTCACCGTGAACGCCGGTGAAGTGCATGCTGTGATGGGACCGAACGGCTCGGGCAAGAGCACGCTGGCGCAGGTGCTGGCCGGCCATCCGTCGTACGAAGTGACCGGCGGCTCGGTGACGTACAACGGTGTGGACCTGCTGGAGCTGGCACCGGAAGTGCGCGCGCAGCACGGTGTGTTCCTGGCCTTCCAGTATCCGATCGAGATCCCGGGCGTGACCAACGCGTATTTCCTGCGTGCCGCCTATAACGAGATCCGCAAGTCGAAGGGCCTCGAGGAAGTCGATCCCATGGAGTTCCTCGACGTCGTCGAGGAGAAGCTCAAGCTGGTGGACATGGATGTGAGCATGATGAGCCGCTCGGTGAACGTGGGCTTCTCTGGTGGTGAGAAGAAGCGCAACGAGATCCTGCAGATGGCCGTGCTGCAGCCGATGCTGTCGATCCTCGATGAAACCGATTCCGGTCTCGACATCGATGCCCTGCGCATCGTGGCGAACGGCGTGAACGCGCTCAAGCGTCCGGACAATGCGGCGATCGTGGTCACGCACTACCAGCGTCTGCTCAACTACATCGTGCCCGACTACGTGCATGTGCTGGCCGGTGGCCGCATCGTGAAGTCGGGCGACAAGTCGCTGGCGCTGGAGCTCGAAGCCCGCGGATACGACTGGGTGTTGGAGGCGGCGTGA
- the sufB gene encoding Fe-S cluster assembly protein SufB yields the protein MSSTIESLVNREYQYGFTTDFEAETLPPGLSEDTVRFISAKKGEPQWLLDWRLKAFRRWLTMTEPHWGNVTYPPIDYQAASYYSAPTSVKPLASLDEVDPQLLDMYNKLGISLSEQKRMNGVAVDAVIDSVSVGTTYKEELAKFGIIFMSFGEAVREHPELVQKYLGSVVPYSDNFFAALNSAVFSDGSFCYIPKGVRCPMDLSTYFRINAAETGQFERTLIIADEGSYVSYLEGCTAPKRDTNQLHAAIVEIIALDGATVKYSTVQNWYAGDENGLGGIYNFVTKRAKAMANAKVSWTQVETGSAITWKYPSVILQGDNSVGEFYSVAVASKMQQADTGTKMIHIGRNTKSTIVSKGISAMKGQNSYRGKVQILPKAEGARNYTQCDSMLVGNACGAHTFPYVEVGNNSAILEHEASTSKIGEDQIFYLKARGLDAEQAVSMIVSGFCKEVFKELPMEFALEAQQLLGITLEGSVG from the coding sequence ATGAGTTCGACCATCGAGTCGCTGGTCAATCGCGAGTACCAGTACGGCTTCACGACGGATTTCGAGGCGGAGACGCTCCCGCCCGGTCTGTCGGAAGACACGGTCCGCTTCATTTCGGCGAAGAAGGGCGAGCCCCAGTGGCTGCTCGACTGGCGCCTGAAGGCGTTCCGCCGCTGGCTCACGATGACCGAGCCGCATTGGGGCAACGTGACGTATCCGCCCATCGACTATCAGGCCGCGAGCTACTACTCGGCGCCGACGTCGGTGAAGCCGTTGGCGTCACTCGACGAAGTTGATCCGCAGCTGCTGGACATGTACAACAAGCTCGGTATCTCGCTGAGCGAACAAAAGCGCATGAATGGCGTGGCCGTCGATGCCGTCATCGACTCGGTGTCGGTGGGCACGACCTACAAGGAAGAGTTGGCCAAGTTCGGCATCATCTTCATGTCGTTCGGCGAAGCCGTGCGTGAGCATCCGGAGCTGGTACAGAAGTACCTCGGCTCGGTCGTGCCCTACAGCGACAACTTCTTCGCCGCGCTGAACAGCGCGGTGTTCTCCGATGGCTCCTTCTGCTACATCCCGAAGGGCGTGCGCTGTCCGATGGATCTCAGCACGTACTTCCGCATCAACGCGGCGGAGACGGGTCAGTTCGAGCGCACCCTGATCATTGCTGACGAAGGCTCCTACGTGAGCTATCTGGAAGGCTGCACCGCGCCCAAGCGCGACACCAACCAGCTGCACGCGGCCATCGTGGAGATCATCGCGCTCGATGGCGCGACCGTGAAGTACAGCACGGTGCAGAACTGGTACGCCGGCGACGAGAATGGCCTGGGTGGCATCTACAATTTCGTCACCAAGCGCGCCAAGGCGATGGCGAATGCGAAGGTGTCGTGGACGCAGGTCGAGACCGGCTCGGCGATCACGTGGAAGTATCCGAGCGTGATCCTGCAGGGCGACAACAGCGTCGGCGAGTTCTACTCGGTGGCCGTGGCGAGCAAGATGCAGCAGGCCGACACGGGCACGAAGATGATCCACATCGGCCGCAACACGAAGTCGACCATCGTGTCGAAGGGCATCTCGGCGATGAAGGGCCAGAACAGCTACCGCGGCAAGGTGCAGATTCTGCCCAAGGCCGAGGGCGCGCGCAATTACACGCAGTGCGACTCGATGCTGGTAGGCAATGCCTGCGGCGCGCACACGTTCCCGTACGTCGAGGTGGGGAACAACAGCGCCATTCTCGAGCACGAAGCCAGCACGAGCAAGATCGGCGAAGATCAGATCTTCTACCTCAAGGCGCGCGGGCTCGACGCCGAACAGGCCGTGTCGATGATCGTGAGCGGGTTCTGCAAGGAAGTGTTCAAGGAGCTGCCGATGGAGTTCGCGCTCGAAGCGCAGCAGCTGCTCGGGATCACGCTCGAAGGTTCGGTCGGATAG
- a CDS encoding winged helix-turn-helix transcriptional regulator has translation MQDVIGALGGFRGVRAELLVALKKAQPLSAHELGQQFGLTANGLRRYLKALEEDGLVRYERAVHGVGAPVFAYSLTPAGEALFPRSYVSVLATALDALRAEQGTAAVAGVLESEWNRLADEAGPVLNALPLEERMPLVAELLTAKGYMAEAVQVDRADGEPAVTTLRIHNCAVREIAERFPEACAAEAKFVERLLGVPLVRSAHRKDGCGRCEYGVLSHLLAEKQEQA, from the coding sequence ATGCAGGATGTGATCGGAGCACTGGGGGGCTTTCGGGGGGTGCGTGCCGAGTTGTTGGTGGCGCTGAAGAAGGCGCAGCCGCTGTCGGCGCACGAGCTCGGGCAACAGTTCGGCCTCACGGCGAACGGGCTCCGTCGCTACCTCAAGGCGCTCGAAGAGGATGGTCTGGTGCGCTACGAGCGCGCGGTGCATGGCGTCGGTGCGCCGGTGTTCGCGTACTCGCTCACGCCGGCCGGTGAAGCCCTCTTTCCGCGCAGCTACGTCTCGGTGCTCGCCACGGCGCTCGATGCGCTGCGAGCCGAGCAGGGAACAGCGGCGGTGGCTGGTGTGCTGGAATCGGAGTGGAATCGGCTGGCCGACGAGGCCGGGCCGGTGCTGAATGCATTGCCGCTCGAGGAGCGCATGCCGTTGGTGGCCGAGCTGTTGACGGCCAAAGGTTATATGGCAGAGGCGGTGCAGGTCGACCGCGCCGACGGGGAACCCGCTGTGACCACGCTGCGCATTCATAATTGTGCGGTGCGTGAAATCGCCGAACGGTTCCCTGAAGCGTGTGCGGCGGAAGCAAAGTTCGTGGAGCGGCTGCTGGGCGTTCCTCTGGTGCGCAGTGCGCATCGGAAGGATGGCTGCGGCCGATGTGAATACGGCGTGTTGAGCCACCTTTTGGCTGAGAAACAGGAGCAGGCATGA
- a CDS encoding M23 family metallopeptidase, with translation MSVGRAPAPSPTRLATAVALLLMMAACSSSHTARPALEPLPAAARSPVAASGPIGPTPSHVGPLDARVSDEDLAALWQRQLMVPVEGIPRGTLRDNFTAKRTVGIHGALDILAPRYSAVVASDDLIIGRLFSGPVGGIVIYAYDPAQRFVYYYAHLQRYRKGLAVGDRVAKGSVIGYVGTTGNAPPDTPHLHFQVMKRVVGRAWWDGPAINPFSFFALDALRP, from the coding sequence GTGAGTGTGGGGCGCGCGCCGGCCCCGTCCCCGACCCGGTTGGCGACTGCGGTGGCGCTGCTGTTGATGATGGCCGCCTGCTCGTCATCGCACACCGCCCGACCGGCCCTCGAGCCATTGCCGGCGGCCGCCCGGTCCCCAGTGGCCGCGTCGGGCCCGATAGGCCCGACGCCATCCCACGTCGGCCCGCTCGATGCGCGGGTCAGCGACGAGGACCTTGCCGCCCTCTGGCAGCGCCAATTGATGGTGCCGGTGGAGGGGATTCCGCGCGGTACGCTCCGGGACAATTTCACGGCCAAGCGCACCGTGGGCATTCACGGGGCGCTCGATATCCTTGCCCCGCGCTATTCCGCCGTCGTGGCCTCCGATGACCTCATCATCGGGCGTCTGTTCTCGGGGCCGGTAGGCGGCATCGTGATCTACGCGTACGACCCGGCGCAGCGATTCGTGTATTACTACGCCCATCTCCAGCGGTACCGGAAAGGGCTCGCGGTGGGCGACCGAGTCGCCAAGGGGTCGGTGATCGGCTACGTTGGAACGACGGGCAATGCACCACCGGATACGCCGCATCTCCATTTTCAGGTGATGAAGCGGGTCGTGGGGCGCGCATGGTGGGACGGTCCCGCCATCAACCCGTTTTCGTTTTTTGCGCTCGATGCCCTGCGTCCATGA
- a CDS encoding YhbY family RNA-binding protein, producing the protein MPCVHDVGSPALEGFMSMKGKDRAALRAEAHHLSVQVHIGHAGLTPALLASLNDVLRTHELVKVQVAKAGDLTAKDAARDAAERARAEVIQVIGRTFTLYRENPELKRGELPPWRG; encoded by the coding sequence ATGCCCTGCGTCCATGACGTCGGCTCGCCGGCGCTCGAGGGATTCATGAGCATGAAGGGCAAGGACCGTGCGGCGTTGCGCGCGGAAGCACACCATTTGAGCGTGCAAGTGCATATCGGTCACGCCGGGCTTACGCCGGCGCTGCTCGCCAGTCTCAATGACGTGTTGCGCACGCATGAATTGGTGAAGGTGCAGGTGGCCAAGGCTGGGGATCTCACGGCGAAGGACGCCGCCCGTGACGCGGCGGAACGCGCGCGCGCCGAGGTGATTCAGGTGATCGGCCGGACGTTCACGCTCTATCGCGAGAATCCCGAGCTGAAGCGCGGCGAATTGCCGCCCTGGCGCGGATAA